The following proteins are co-located in the Imtechella halotolerans genome:
- the clpB gene encoding ATP-dependent chaperone ClpB, which yields MNFNNFTIKSQEAIQRAQQLAQSYGHQQIENEHLFQGILEVDENVLPFLLKKNQVNVSLLKQVLEKTLENFPKVSGGDIMLSRESSSSLNEALAIAKKMNDEFVSIEHLIIAIFKSKSKISQILKDQGVTEKGLQESIKELRKGDRVTSASAEETYNSLNKYAKNLNQLANDGKLDPVIGRDEEIRRVLQILSRRTKNNPMLVGEPGVGKTAIAEGLAHRIIQGDVPENLKDKVIYSLDMGALIAGAKYKGEFEERLKAVVKEVTASDGNIVMFIDEIHTLVGAGGGEGAMDAANILKPALARGELRAIGATTLDEYQKYFEKDKALERRFQKVMVEEPDTESAISILRGIKEKYETHHKVRIKDDAIIAAVELSQRYITNRFLPDKAIDLMDEAAAKLRMEINSKPEELDVLDRKIMQLEIEIEAIKREQDELKLKSLNADLANLKEERNEIFAKWESEKSVVDEVQATKEAIEHYRLEAERAEREGNYGKVAELRYGKIKEAQDKLDVLQKQLSETKEDSLIKEEVTHDDIAEVVAKWTGIPVTKMLQSEREKLLKLEDELHKRVVGQEEAIQAVSDAIRRSRAGLQDAKRPVGSFLFLGTTGVGKTELAKALAEYLFDDENAMTRLDMSEYQERHAVSRLVGAPPGYVGYDEGGQLTEAVRRRPYSVILLDEIEKAHPDTFNILLQVLDEGRLTDNKGRVADFKNTIIIMTSNMGSHLIQEAFDTFPKSVESAIERAKIDVLGLLKQTVRPEFLNRIDDIVMFTPLTEKHIRDIVRLQLKSVSKMLAQQHITLDATEEAIDYLAQRGYDIQFGARPVKRTIQKEVLNALSKEILKGAIHTESIILLDAFDQELVFRNETPQTV from the coding sequence ATGAATTTTAACAATTTTACCATAAAATCTCAGGAAGCCATACAACGTGCCCAGCAATTGGCACAAAGCTATGGGCATCAACAAATAGAAAACGAACACTTGTTTCAGGGAATACTTGAAGTAGACGAAAATGTCCTTCCATTTCTACTTAAAAAGAATCAAGTCAATGTTTCACTGCTAAAGCAGGTTTTAGAAAAAACATTGGAGAATTTTCCGAAGGTAAGCGGTGGTGACATTATGCTTTCTCGTGAAAGTAGCAGTTCACTAAACGAAGCATTGGCCATTGCCAAAAAAATGAATGATGAATTTGTATCTATTGAACACCTCATCATTGCAATTTTCAAATCCAAAAGTAAAATCTCTCAAATATTAAAAGATCAAGGAGTCACCGAAAAAGGATTACAAGAAAGCATTAAGGAACTTCGAAAAGGAGATAGAGTAACTTCTGCTTCGGCTGAAGAGACTTACAATTCATTAAACAAATACGCTAAAAATTTAAATCAATTAGCCAATGATGGAAAATTAGATCCTGTAATAGGACGCGATGAAGAAATTCGTCGTGTATTACAAATTCTTTCTAGACGAACAAAAAACAACCCAATGCTCGTTGGTGAGCCTGGTGTGGGTAAGACTGCTATTGCAGAAGGTTTGGCCCACCGTATTATTCAAGGAGACGTCCCAGAGAATCTAAAAGATAAAGTGATCTATTCTTTAGATATGGGTGCGTTAATTGCCGGTGCCAAATACAAAGGAGAGTTTGAAGAGCGTTTAAAAGCAGTGGTAAAAGAAGTTACAGCCTCTGATGGAAATATCGTCATGTTTATAGATGAGATTCATACCTTGGTTGGTGCAGGTGGCGGTGAAGGAGCAATGGATGCGGCAAACATCTTGAAACCTGCCTTGGCTAGAGGTGAACTCCGAGCCATTGGTGCTACTACACTGGATGAATACCAGAAATATTTTGAAAAAGATAAGGCCTTAGAGCGTCGTTTCCAAAAAGTAATGGTAGAAGAACCAGATACTGAAAGTGCGATTTCCATCCTTCGAGGTATCAAGGAAAAATATGAAACCCACCACAAAGTCCGAATTAAAGACGATGCCATTATAGCAGCAGTTGAACTATCTCAGCGCTATATCACCAACCGTTTTCTTCCCGACAAGGCAATTGACCTTATGGATGAGGCGGCGGCAAAACTTCGTATGGAAATAAACTCCAAACCAGAAGAATTGGATGTGCTCGATCGCAAAATAATGCAATTGGAGATAGAAATTGAGGCTATTAAAAGAGAACAAGATGAACTAAAATTAAAAAGCCTTAATGCCGATTTAGCCAATCTAAAAGAGGAACGGAATGAGATTTTTGCTAAATGGGAAAGTGAAAAATCGGTTGTGGATGAAGTACAGGCGACTAAGGAAGCAATCGAACACTACAGATTAGAAGCAGAACGTGCAGAACGTGAAGGCAACTATGGTAAAGTAGCAGAATTACGCTATGGAAAAATAAAGGAGGCACAAGATAAACTGGATGTACTTCAGAAACAATTGAGTGAAACCAAGGAAGATTCACTCATTAAAGAAGAAGTAACCCATGATGATATTGCTGAAGTAGTGGCTAAATGGACTGGTATCCCTGTGACCAAAATGCTTCAAAGTGAACGGGAAAAACTTTTAAAACTAGAAGATGAACTTCACAAGCGAGTGGTTGGTCAGGAAGAAGCTATCCAGGCTGTTTCTGATGCCATTCGAAGAAGTCGAGCAGGTCTTCAGGATGCCAAGCGACCTGTAGGTTCCTTCCTATTTCTTGGAACCACTGGTGTTGGTAAGACAGAATTAGCCAAAGCATTGGCGGAGTACCTGTTTGATGATGAAAATGCCATGACACGTCTTGACATGAGTGAATACCAGGAACGTCATGCCGTGAGCAGATTGGTAGGTGCACCTCCGGGATATGTGGGCTATGATGAAGGAGGACAACTTACAGAAGCTGTGAGAAGACGTCCTTATTCGGTAATCCTTTTAGATGAAATCGAGAAAGCACATCCCGACACCTTCAATATATTGCTCCAAGTTCTAGATGAAGGTCGACTTACGGACAACAAAGGAAGGGTGGCAGATTTTAAGAATACGATTATAATTATGACTTCCAATATGGGTAGTCATCTTATACAGGAAGCCTTTGATACCTTCCCTAAAAGTGTTGAGAGTGCAATAGAAAGAGCAAAAATAGATGTACTGGGCTTATTAAAACAGACCGTACGTCCTGAGTTTCTTAATCGTATTGATGATATTGTAATGTTCACCCCTCTTACAGAAAAGCACATTCGTGATATTGTTCGTCTGCAGTTAAAAAGTGTATCCAAAATGTTAGCTCAGCAACATATTACACTCGATGCTACCGAAGAGGCAATTGATTATTTAGCACAGCGAGGTTATGACATTCAATTTGGTGCGCGTCCTGTAAAACGAACCATCCAAAAAGAGGTACTGAACGCATTATCCAAAGAGATCTTAAAAGGGGCTATTCACACAGAAAGCATCATCCTTTTGGATGCCTTTGACCAAGAGCTTGTATTCAGAAATGAAACACCTCAAACGGTTTAA
- the ytxJ gene encoding bacillithiol system redox-active protein YtxJ, translating to MDSLFGKSTQSSDFPWVALQNEAQIAELELESQTSLVVVFKHSTRCGISRSVLNRFERAYDHSLQGITFYYLDILAHRSISNALAERYEVWHESPQLLAIRNATVVSHSSHYDIEAANLQALIPTR from the coding sequence ATGGATTCATTATTTGGTAAATCAACTCAAAGCAGTGATTTTCCATGGGTAGCTTTACAGAATGAGGCGCAAATAGCTGAACTTGAACTTGAAAGTCAGACTTCTCTGGTGGTTGTTTTTAAACATTCCACAAGATGTGGAATTAGTAGAAGTGTGTTAAACCGCTTTGAACGTGCATACGATCACTCTTTGCAAGGAATAACCTTTTACTATTTAGACATTCTAGCTCATCGCTCCATCTCTAATGCCTTAGCGGAGCGTTATGAGGTGTGGCATGAGAGCCCACAATTACTTGCCATACGAAATGCTACAGTGGTTTCTCATAGTTCTCATTATGATATAGAGGCAGCCAATTTACAAGCTTTGATTCCAACTAGGTAA
- a CDS encoding DUF1059 domain-containing protein, with product MGKMLLCRDLGFDCDGIIHAKTENEIIRIASEHAAEIHEVEELTSTMIAKIKSAIREEG from the coding sequence ATGGGAAAAATGCTCTTATGCCGGGATCTTGGATTTGATTGTGATGGTATCATCCATGCAAAAACCGAAAATGAAATAATCCGTATCGCATCTGAACATGCGGCAGAAATTCATGAAGTCGAGGAACTCACCTCTACCATGATTGCCAAAATTAAATCCGCCATACGTGAGGAAGGTTAG
- the mazG gene encoding nucleoside triphosphate pyrophosphohydrolase: MNTREQQLQAFGRLLDIMDDLRTKCPWDKKQTMQSLRHLTIEETYELGDAILDNDLQEIKKELGDVLLHIVFYSKIGSETGDFDIADVANAICDKLIDRHPHIYGDVVVADEEEVKKNWEKLKLKEGKKSVLEGVPKSLPALVKASRIQDKVAGVGFDWEQPEQVFEKVKEELSELQEEVSKGDTDAIEAEFGDVLFSMINYARFLKVNPEDALERTNKKFIKRFQYLESKAQESHKQLKDMTLAEMDVFWEEAKKMQ; encoded by the coding sequence ATGAATACCCGAGAACAACAACTTCAAGCCTTTGGACGATTATTAGATATCATGGATGATTTAAGGACGAAATGTCCATGGGATAAAAAACAGACGATGCAATCTCTAAGGCATCTTACCATTGAAGAAACCTATGAGTTGGGTGATGCTATTTTGGATAATGATCTTCAGGAAATTAAAAAGGAGCTAGGGGATGTATTGCTTCATATCGTATTTTATTCTAAAATAGGAAGCGAAACAGGGGATTTTGACATCGCCGATGTGGCCAATGCTATTTGTGATAAATTAATTGATAGGCATCCTCATATTTATGGTGATGTAGTGGTAGCAGACGAGGAGGAGGTGAAAAAGAATTGGGAAAAGCTAAAACTTAAAGAAGGGAAAAAAAGTGTCCTTGAAGGGGTTCCCAAAAGTCTTCCAGCGCTGGTTAAGGCCAGTCGTATTCAGGATAAGGTGGCCGGAGTCGGTTTTGATTGGGAACAGCCAGAACAGGTTTTTGAAAAAGTAAAGGAGGAATTAAGTGAGTTGCAAGAGGAAGTTTCTAAAGGAGATACAGATGCTATTGAGGCCGAGTTTGGAGACGTTCTATTTAGTATGATTAATTATGCTCGATTTTTAAAGGTAAATCCAGAGGATGCCTTAGAGCGAACTAATAAGAAGTTTATTAAACGATTCCAGTATTTGGAATCCAAAGCGCAGGAATCTCATAAACAGCTAAAGGATATGACCCTGGCGGAGATGGATGTGTTTTGGGAGGAAGCTAAAAAAATGCAATAG
- a CDS encoding DUF349 domain-containing protein — protein MLEEKEDNLREQEIDQTTQPVTESNENTEAVVTENDTEITTSEIDSNHTALEEIDNENAEDAEDEDNKERHSIPLLDYHSMNMDALVDELEKLLEKEKVQAIKTHVDAIRYEFDLKYNDLIEEKKEDFLADGGNEIDFYYHVPEKSKFNELYSSYKDRRNAYYKKLDQTLHANLQKRLEIIEELKGLINVEEDINITYKHFKELQDQWRVAGPIPRMQYNDVWRTYHHHVEIFYDFLDLNRDLRDLDFKHNLEEKLKIIEKAETLANELDVNKAFRELQLLHKIWKEDIGPVDREHREEIWERFSAATKTIHDRRQEHFKNLDVVYEKNLEVKTDIIEKIKAIANQTTTSHSQWQKNIKDIEDLREAFFKAGKVPTRVNEDTWKVFKEAVRLFNNRKNNFYKELKKEQQDNLDKKLALVATAQSLQDNTDWAHSTPIMKRIQEEWKQVGHVPRRHSDKVWNDFKKACNHYFDRLHASKNESNKEENQALEGKKSFLDNLREFTLSGNQEADIEALKKLGEDWKRLGRVPFNKRNIDAKFHKILDALYKKLNLDKQEIELIKYGNKLEKLANSDNEHSIDNEIIFIRRKIDEVKAEIRQLENNMQFFTNVSDDNPLLKEVISNIDKHKESLEIWKAKLKEIRNLNS, from the coding sequence ATGTTGGAAGAAAAAGAAGACAACCTGCGCGAACAGGAAATTGATCAAACCACACAACCTGTAACTGAATCTAATGAGAATACTGAGGCCGTAGTTACTGAAAATGATACAGAAATAACCACTTCGGAAATCGACAGTAACCATACCGCATTGGAAGAAATTGACAATGAGAACGCCGAGGATGCTGAGGATGAAGACAATAAGGAACGACACAGTATTCCATTGCTTGATTACCATTCAATGAACATGGATGCGTTAGTTGATGAACTGGAAAAACTTCTTGAAAAAGAAAAAGTACAGGCCATTAAAACCCATGTGGATGCTATACGTTATGAGTTTGATTTAAAGTATAACGACCTGATTGAGGAAAAGAAAGAAGACTTTCTTGCTGATGGAGGAAATGAAATTGACTTCTACTACCACGTTCCTGAAAAAAGCAAATTCAATGAACTTTATAGTAGCTACAAAGATCGTAGAAATGCGTATTATAAAAAACTAGACCAAACCCTTCATGCGAATTTACAGAAGCGTCTTGAAATTATCGAAGAACTCAAAGGGCTTATTAATGTTGAAGAAGATATCAACATCACCTATAAGCATTTTAAAGAGTTACAAGATCAGTGGAGAGTAGCGGGACCTATCCCTCGTATGCAGTATAATGATGTTTGGCGTACTTATCATCACCATGTAGAGATATTCTATGATTTCTTAGACCTTAATAGGGACCTTCGCGATTTAGATTTCAAACATAATCTTGAGGAAAAACTAAAAATTATAGAGAAAGCGGAAACCCTAGCCAATGAGCTGGATGTAAATAAAGCGTTCAGAGAATTACAGCTACTCCACAAAATTTGGAAAGAAGATATCGGCCCTGTTGATCGTGAGCATCGCGAAGAAATATGGGAACGATTCAGTGCGGCTACAAAAACCATTCATGATCGTCGTCAAGAACATTTCAAAAACCTAGATGTGGTGTATGAAAAAAATCTTGAGGTAAAAACCGACATCATTGAAAAAATTAAAGCCATAGCCAATCAAACGACTACCAGCCATAGTCAATGGCAGAAAAACATCAAGGATATTGAAGACTTGCGTGAGGCATTTTTCAAGGCTGGAAAAGTCCCAACTCGTGTAAACGAAGATACCTGGAAGGTATTTAAGGAAGCTGTTCGTCTGTTTAACAACCGTAAGAATAACTTCTATAAGGAGCTTAAAAAAGAACAGCAGGATAATTTAGACAAAAAACTAGCGCTAGTGGCTACTGCGCAGTCTTTGCAAGACAATACTGACTGGGCTCATTCTACCCCTATTATGAAGCGTATTCAAGAGGAGTGGAAACAAGTAGGCCATGTTCCTAGAAGACATTCTGATAAGGTTTGGAACGACTTTAAAAAGGCTTGCAACCACTATTTCGATCGTCTACATGCTTCTAAAAATGAATCGAACAAAGAGGAAAATCAGGCCTTAGAAGGGAAGAAATCCTTCCTGGATAACCTTAGAGAATTTACGCTTTCCGGAAATCAAGAAGCCGATATTGAAGCGCTAAAAAAATTAGGGGAGGATTGGAAAAGACTAGGACGTGTTCCGTTTAATAAAAGAAACATTGATGCTAAGTTTCATAAAATACTAGATGCGCTGTACAAAAAACTGAATCTGGATAAACAAGAAATCGAGCTGATCAAATACGGTAATAAGCTAGAGAAACTTGCCAATTCAGATAATGAACATTCGATTGATAATGAAATCATCTTTATCCGTCGTAAAATTGACGAAGTAAAGGCTGAGATTCGACAACTTGAAAACAATATGCAGTTTTTTACCAATGTCAGTGATGACAATCCGCTTTTGAAAGAAGTAATTAGCAATATAGATAAGCACAAAGAATCACTGGAAATTTGGAAAGCGAAACTAAAAGAAATTAGAAATCTAAATTCATAG